Proteins from one Lacrimispora sphenoides genomic window:
- a CDS encoding phosphatase PAP2 family protein, whose protein sequence is MAGTEFGILYFLQSLHTPWLDVLMKEITSLGDHGIFWILTGVILLCFKKTRIVGLCVILSLAAGFLVGNTFLKNVIARERPCWIDSSVPLLIHNPRDYSFPSGHTLASFEGAVSIWLYNRKWGTAALILAALIGFSRMYLFVHFPTDVLGGLILGVLIAFFVHYIVEKGRKSKKNICFPGNL, encoded by the coding sequence ATGGCTGGTACGGAATTTGGTATTCTGTATTTTTTACAATCGTTACATACTCCCTGGCTGGATGTGCTTATGAAGGAGATAACCAGTCTGGGAGATCACGGGATTTTCTGGATCCTCACCGGAGTTATTTTGCTGTGTTTTAAAAAGACAAGAATCGTGGGACTTTGTGTTATTTTATCCCTGGCAGCCGGCTTTTTGGTTGGAAATACGTTCCTTAAGAACGTGATTGCCAGAGAAAGGCCTTGTTGGATCGACAGCAGCGTGCCCCTTTTAATTCATAATCCAAGAGACTATTCCTTTCCCTCCGGGCATACCCTGGCATCTTTTGAAGGAGCTGTTAGCATCTGGCTTTACAATCGGAAATGGGGAACTGCGGCCCTGATACTGGCGGCGCTTATCGGTTTTTCCAGAATGTATCTGTTTGTTCATTTTCCCACCGATGTACTGGGAGGGCTGATTCTTGGCGTTTTGATCGCTTTTTTTGTTCATTACATAGTGGAGAAAGGAAGAAAATCTAAAAAAAATATTTGCTTTCCAGGAAATCTATGA
- a CDS encoding CidA/LrgA family protein yields MKYIRQFTIILFISLAGEIIHLLVPLPVPASIYGLLIMLIGLRKKWIPLEAVEDVSIFLIDIMPLMFIPAAVGLLDSWGVLRPILVPFLVITLLSTIIVMVITGKVTQLFINNNRNGKAEKNE; encoded by the coding sequence ATGAAATACATCAGACAATTCACTATAATTCTATTTATATCTCTGGCAGGAGAAATCATACATCTGTTGGTTCCTCTTCCGGTCCCCGCAAGCATCTATGGTCTACTGATCATGCTGATCGGGTTAAGGAAGAAATGGATTCCATTGGAGGCAGTCGAGGACGTCAGCATATTTCTCATAGACATCATGCCATTGATGTTTATCCCGGCGGCCGTCGGACTTCTGGATTCCTGGGGAGTACTAAGGCCCATTTTAGTTCCTTTTCTGGTCATCACCCTGCTTTCCACAATCATCGTGATGGTAATTACCGGAAAAGTGACTCAGCTATTTATTAATAACAACAGAAATGGAAAGGCAGAAAAAAATGAGTAA
- a CDS encoding LrgB family protein, translated as MSNTVSDFLFFGAVLSLLSYELGLRLKKKFKWAIFNPLLISICVVMVFLSVFHIDYEVYDKSAKYISYLLTPATICLAIPLYRQMELLKKHSKAIIAGTLTGVFTTMTTVLLLALVFGLNHQEYVTFLPKSITTAIAMGITEEMKGYVTITVASIIITGIQGSIIAEAVCKIFKITDPIAKGIAIGSASHAVGTTKALEMGEIEGAMSSLAIATSGLCTVIFASVFSGFL; from the coding sequence ATGAGTAATACAGTAAGTGATTTTTTGTTTTTTGGTGCAGTGCTCAGTCTCTTAAGCTATGAGCTGGGACTCCGTTTAAAGAAAAAATTCAAATGGGCTATCTTCAACCCTCTTTTAATATCCATCTGTGTTGTCATGGTATTTCTGTCTGTATTTCACATTGATTATGAGGTGTACGATAAAAGCGCCAAATACATCAGTTATCTTTTAACGCCGGCCACCATTTGCCTGGCAATCCCTCTTTACCGCCAGATGGAACTGCTTAAGAAGCATTCAAAAGCCATTATAGCCGGAACCCTGACCGGGGTTTTCACCACAATGACCACCGTACTGCTTCTGGCTCTGGTCTTTGGTTTAAATCATCAGGAGTATGTTACATTTCTGCCAAAGTCCATTACCACAGCCATTGCAATGGGAATTACGGAGGAAATGAAGGGATATGTGACCATAACGGTAGCCAGCATCATCATCACTGGCATCCAGGGAAGCATCATTGCGGAAGCTGTGTGCAAGATATTTAAAATTACGGACCCCATTGCCAAGGGCATTGCCATCGGTTCAGCTTCCCATGCCGTGGGAACTACAAAAGCTTTGGAAATGGGGGAAATCGAAGGGGCTATGAGCAGCCTTGCCATAGCAACCTCCGGACTTTGTACCGTTATATTTGCTTCTGTATTCTCTGGCTTCCTGTAA
- the fliB gene encoding flagellin lysine-N-methylase: MQYTIPHYYNKFRCVAGECPDTCCAGWAIMIDDHTKKRYQMRKDAFGRRLNQWIDWKNGSFKQCDGRCAFLNKDNLCDIYKEAGPGMLCKTCRDYPRHIEEYEGVREISLSLSCEEAAGLILGCKDPVRFFTKEDERKESYPDFDFLLFTKLMDARDLILSFLQNRDMDCSLRTAMALGFSHDMQRRINEEKLFELDELMKRYQGTAGAEMVEKKMAVRRIEDRIRYKKMKKWFSLFGKLEVLNESWPQYLGTLKRILFDAGAESYEENRKAFHWYLMEDEGRKRQWERWSEQLMVYFIFTYFCGAVYDEHPYVKVKLAAVSTILIQEIAQAVFKRNDGSLDFKEFVHLSHRFSREVEHSDVNLNEMERIFRTDKNFGLEEILQML, from the coding sequence ATGCAGTATACAATACCTCATTATTATAATAAATTCCGCTGTGTAGCCGGAGAGTGCCCGGATACCTGCTGTGCAGGCTGGGCCATCATGATCGATGATCATACTAAGAAACGATACCAAATGCGAAAGGATGCTTTTGGCAGAAGGCTTAATCAGTGGATTGACTGGAAAAATGGCTCCTTTAAGCAGTGTGACGGCCGGTGTGCGTTCTTAAATAAGGACAATCTGTGCGATATCTATAAAGAAGCCGGCCCGGGAATGCTTTGCAAAACCTGCCGGGATTATCCAAGGCATATAGAAGAATACGAAGGGGTCAGGGAAATTTCTCTGTCCTTATCCTGTGAGGAAGCTGCCGGTCTGATTCTTGGCTGTAAAGATCCTGTCCGTTTTTTTACAAAAGAGGATGAAAGAAAGGAGTCCTATCCTGATTTTGATTTTTTATTGTTTACCAAGCTTATGGATGCAAGGGACCTGATTTTATCCTTCCTGCAAAACCGGGACATGGATTGCAGTCTGCGCACTGCCATGGCACTGGGGTTTTCTCATGATATGCAACGGAGAATCAATGAGGAAAAATTATTTGAGTTGGATGAATTAATGAAACGGTATCAAGGGACGGCCGGAGCCGAGATGGTAGAAAAGAAAATGGCTGTTCGCAGGATAGAAGACAGGATCCGTTATAAAAAGATGAAGAAATGGTTTTCTCTGTTTGGAAAGCTTGAAGTGCTTAATGAGAGCTGGCCACAATATTTGGGTACTCTTAAAAGGATATTGTTTGATGCCGGTGCAGAAAGCTATGAGGAAAACAGAAAAGCTTTTCACTGGTATTTAATGGAGGATGAAGGCCGTAAGCGTCAATGGGAGCGGTGGAGCGAACAGCTTATGGTATACTTTATCTTCACCTATTTCTGCGGAGCTGTTTATGACGAACACCCCTATGTGAAAGTAAAGCTTGCCGCAGTAAGCACAATTCTTATTCAGGAAATAGCCCAGGCTGTTTTTAAAAGAAATGACGGCAGCCTGGATTTTAAGGAATTTGTTCATCTGTCTCACCGGTTTTCCCGAGAGGTAGAGCATTCGGATGTGAACCTCAATGAAATGGAACGAATATTCCGGACGGATAAAAACTTTGGTCTGGAGGAGATTCTTCAAATGCTTTAG
- a CDS encoding manganese efflux pump encodes MRDILILVLALCTDTFVASIAYGANRLKISCGKVIAVNLICSGCLGAALIFGSVISGLVPESFAKGAAFSCLFLLGIIKLLDYTIKKYINNHVNVQKNLTFSISGLSIIINIYGNPLAADWDHSKSLSWKETIMFSLAMSLDSLVAGALSGFLMIPPGLTALSAMVVGTAVMYIGLFLGHKIAALKGWDLTWVSGILFLFLAFGKL; translated from the coding sequence ATGCGTGATATATTAATTCTTGTGCTGGCGCTTTGCACCGACACCTTTGTTGCCAGCATTGCCTACGGGGCTAACCGTCTGAAGATTTCCTGCGGAAAGGTTATCGCAGTAAATTTGATTTGCAGCGGCTGTCTGGGAGCTGCTCTTATATTTGGAAGCGTGATCAGCGGATTGGTACCGGAAAGTTTTGCAAAAGGGGCTGCATTTTCCTGCCTGTTTCTTCTGGGCATTATAAAGCTTCTGGATTATACCATTAAAAAATATATTAACAACCATGTAAACGTTCAAAAGAATCTTACATTCTCTATTTCCGGCCTGAGCATCATCATAAATATATACGGGAATCCTTTGGCGGCAGACTGGGATCACTCGAAGTCTCTGTCCTGGAAGGAAACCATCATGTTTTCCCTGGCCATGTCCTTGGACAGTCTGGTAGCTGGGGCTTTATCCGGATTTCTGATGATTCCACCGGGGCTTACGGCCCTTTCCGCCATGGTTGTGGGTACTGCCGTCATGTATATCGGCCTATTTCTGGGACATAAGATTGCAGCGTTAAAAGGCTGGGATTTGACCTGGGTCAGCGGTATACTGTTTTTGTTCCTTGCATTTGGGAAATTATAA
- the nagE gene encoding N-acetylglucosamine-specific PTS transporter subunit IIBC, with translation MMKYLQKLGKSLMLPVACLPAAGILMGIGYWIDPTGWGANSAIAAFLIKAGGAIIDNMAVLFAIGVGVGMADDHEGTAALAAIVSWLMIQTILSPGVVAMLKGIDVSEVNPAFGKIGNQFIGIVSGIIGSSCYNRFKNTKLPDALAFFSGKRSVAIVTALVSLVACLVLFFIWPVVYSGLVAFGKGILGLGAIGAGIYGFFNRLLIPVGLHHALNSVFWFDVAGVNDLGNFWSGNGVLGQTGQYMTGFFPVMMFGLPAAALAMYHTAKPGKKKNAYGLLLAAAVCSFFTGVTEPLEFAFMFLAPGLYLIHAILTGISLTICALLPVRAGFNFSAGFVDWFLSFKAPMAVNPLLIIPLGLVYAAVYYFVFRLAILMFNFKTPGREDDDVDENIVTLSNNDYTAVASILLEGLGGKNNITSIDNCITRLRLEIKDYTLVDEKKIKSAGVAGVIRPGKTSVQVIVGPQVQFVADEFKKLCQ, from the coding sequence ATGATGAAGTATTTGCAAAAACTAGGTAAGTCATTGATGCTTCCGGTGGCATGTTTGCCTGCGGCAGGCATCCTGATGGGAATTGGTTACTGGATTGACCCCACCGGCTGGGGGGCTAACAGTGCCATTGCTGCCTTTTTAATTAAGGCAGGAGGCGCCATCATCGATAACATGGCAGTTCTGTTTGCAATCGGTGTAGGTGTTGGTATGGCAGATGACCATGAGGGTACCGCAGCACTTGCAGCCATTGTTTCCTGGCTGATGATTCAGACGATTCTTTCACCTGGAGTGGTTGCCATGCTGAAAGGAATTGATGTCAGCGAAGTGAATCCTGCTTTTGGTAAGATTGGAAACCAGTTTATCGGTATCGTATCCGGTATTATCGGTTCCAGCTGCTATAACAGGTTTAAGAATACCAAGCTTCCTGATGCGTTGGCATTCTTCAGTGGTAAACGGTCTGTTGCCATTGTCACAGCACTTGTTTCTTTGGTAGCCTGCCTTGTTTTATTCTTTATATGGCCGGTTGTATATTCAGGATTGGTTGCATTTGGTAAGGGCATCCTGGGATTGGGCGCAATAGGAGCTGGTATTTATGGTTTCTTCAACCGTCTTCTGATCCCGGTAGGTCTCCATCACGCACTGAACTCCGTATTCTGGTTTGACGTTGCAGGAGTAAACGACCTTGGTAATTTCTGGTCAGGAAATGGTGTCCTGGGTCAGACAGGTCAGTACATGACAGGATTTTTCCCGGTTATGATGTTCGGTCTTCCGGCTGCAGCTTTGGCTATGTATCATACCGCAAAACCTGGTAAAAAGAAAAATGCATATGGTTTATTGCTTGCAGCAGCAGTTTGTTCCTTCTTTACAGGCGTAACGGAACCTCTGGAATTCGCTTTCATGTTCCTTGCTCCAGGCCTTTACTTAATCCATGCAATTTTAACTGGTATTTCCTTAACAATCTGCGCCCTGCTTCCTGTACGTGCAGGCTTTAACTTCAGTGCAGGTTTCGTTGACTGGTTCTTGAGCTTTAAGGCTCCTATGGCTGTAAATCCTCTGCTTATTATCCCGCTGGGCCTTGTTTATGCAGCTGTTTACTACTTCGTGTTCCGCCTTGCAATCTTAATGTTTAACTTTAAGACTCCGGGACGAGAAGATGATGATGTAGATGAAAACATAGTCACTCTTTCCAATAACGACTATACGGCAGTTGCTTCCATTCTTCTGGAAGGACTTGGCGGTAAGAATAACATCACCAGCATCGATAACTGTATTACAAGATTAAGACTGGAGATCAAAGATTATACTCTGGTAGACGAGAAGAAGATCAAATCCGCAGGCGTTGCCGGTGTCATCAGGCCAGGTAAGACCAGCGTACAGGTTATCGTAGGACCCCAGGTACAGTTTGTTGCAGATGAATTTAAGAAGCTGTGCCAGTAA
- a CDS encoding HPr family phosphocarrier protein has product MYELKDPLGLHARPASMIFMEARKYSCSIEAQWESDKADCKSLLALMGLGAKRGSIIRFRFDGEDEAAAMTALCTVLEEM; this is encoded by the coding sequence TTGTATGAATTAAAAGATCCCCTGGGACTTCATGCCAGGCCGGCTTCCATGATCTTTATGGAAGCAAGGAAATATTCGTGCAGCATAGAAGCCCAGTGGGAATCAGACAAAGCGGATTGTAAAAGCCTTTTGGCATTAATGGGGCTTGGAGCCAAAAGAGGAAGCATCATCCGGTTTCGGTTTGACGGAGAGGATGAGGCGGCGGCCATGACCGCGCTTTGCACCGTTTTGGAAGAAATGTGA
- a CDS encoding PTS sugar transporter subunit IIA, translating into MFDSLKKIFGGGGEKEREKILAPVEGTVVPLSEVNDPTFSQEILGKGVAIIPAKGRIVAPADGILTVVFETKHAVSITTPEGAEIIVHVGLDTVNLKGEHYTAHKKQGDKVKAGELLLEFDMAAIKEAGYEVITPVIVCNTPNYPDMVCHTGMQVKELEPIIEL; encoded by the coding sequence ATGTTTGATTCATTAAAAAAAATATTCGGTGGAGGGGGAGAAAAAGAAAGAGAAAAAATTCTGGCCCCGGTTGAAGGAACAGTAGTACCCTTAAGTGAAGTGAATGATCCCACATTCAGCCAGGAGATTCTTGGAAAAGGAGTCGCCATTATTCCGGCAAAAGGTAGAATTGTGGCTCCGGCCGACGGAATCCTGACGGTGGTGTTTGAGACAAAGCATGCTGTCAGCATAACGACTCCGGAAGGCGCTGAGATCATTGTCCATGTAGGACTTGATACGGTCAATTTAAAAGGGGAGCATTATACTGCTCATAAAAAGCAAGGAGACAAAGTGAAAGCTGGGGAGCTTCTTCTTGAATTTGACATGGCAGCCATAAAGGAAGCAGGATATGAGGTGATTACTCCGGTTATCGTCTGTAATACGCCGAATTATCCGGATATGGTATGCCATACAGGGATGCAGGTAAAGGAACTGGAACCAATCATCGAATTATAG
- the licT gene encoding BglG family transcription antiterminator LicT, whose translation MKIDKIINNNIVSALEPDGKEIIVMGRGIGFGMKPGKEIPESAVEKVFRLDSQNNVDKFKELLVNLPLEHIQVSTEIINYAKSVLNRSLNQNIYITLTDHINFAIHRFKQKMKFSNPLLNEIKTFYKEEYLIGEYAIALIERRIGITLPVDEAGFIAFHIVNAEFNTAMRDTIDITNLIQNTVGIVKEYFSMEPDEMSLNYQRFVTHLRFLAQRIVTKELLNSGNVEFNQLISEMYPEEYRCSLKIKDYIMETYHHDVTEEETAYLAVHIKRMRL comes from the coding sequence ATGAAAATTGACAAAATAATCAATAACAATATTGTCAGTGCGCTGGAGCCGGATGGAAAAGAAATTATAGTCATGGGCAGGGGAATCGGTTTCGGTATGAAGCCGGGAAAAGAGATTCCGGAGAGCGCAGTTGAAAAAGTATTCCGTCTGGACAGCCAGAACAATGTTGACAAATTTAAAGAATTGCTGGTGAACCTTCCCCTTGAACACATCCAGGTTTCTACGGAAATCATAAATTACGCGAAAAGCGTATTAAACAGGAGTCTTAATCAAAACATATACATAACGCTGACGGACCACATCAATTTTGCCATTCACCGATTTAAGCAGAAGATGAAGTTTTCTAACCCTCTGCTTAATGAGATAAAAACCTTTTACAAAGAGGAATACTTAATCGGTGAATACGCCATCGCATTAATTGAGCGGAGGATAGGAATAACCCTTCCTGTTGACGAGGCGGGATTCATTGCGTTTCACATCGTCAATGCGGAATTTAATACCGCCATGCGTGATACCATTGATATCACAAACCTGATCCAGAATACCGTAGGGATTGTGAAAGAATATTTTTCAATGGAACCTGATGAAATGTCTTTAAATTATCAGCGGTTTGTTACCCATTTAAGGTTTCTGGCACAAAGAATCGTTACAAAGGAGCTGTTAAACAGCGGGAATGTTGAATTTAACCAATTAATATCCGAGATGTACCCGGAGGAATATAGGTGCAGTTTAAAAATTAAGGATTATATCATGGAAACATACCATCACGATGTAACAGAAGAAGAGACCGCATATCTGGCGGTTCACATCAAGAGAATGAGGCTATAG
- a CDS encoding ABC transporter permease, with the protein MNRDKTIISEDNAYRNTVMRRFLKHKLAVASTVFLAIILLCALLAPVLSPYDPNKVVGGFSDPPSLKHLLGTDQVGRDVLSRMLYAVRISLLVGFAATAVSTVVGVVLGLVSGFFGGILDMIIMRFTDMVMSFPYILLVLVSAAIFRPGLLNIILILGFVDWPGIARLVRGNVLSIREMNFIQGDRVAGMPKRYILFSEILPNTVAPILVYATSVIAISMLDEAALSFLGMGIQPPQSSLGNMLNGAQSISILTSKPWLWVPPGLMIILLVVSINFIGDALRDAFDPSGN; encoded by the coding sequence ATGAATAGAGATAAAACAATAATCAGTGAAGATAATGCATACCGCAATACGGTAATGAGGCGGTTCTTAAAACACAAATTGGCTGTGGCCAGCACCGTGTTCCTGGCTATAATCCTCCTATGTGCGCTGCTGGCGCCGGTTCTTTCGCCTTATGACCCGAATAAGGTGGTCGGTGGATTCAGCGATCCGCCTTCCTTAAAGCATCTGCTTGGAACCGACCAGGTGGGAAGGGATGTATTAAGCAGAATGCTGTACGCCGTTCGAATCTCATTGTTGGTAGGATTTGCTGCTACTGCTGTATCCACGGTTGTGGGTGTGGTTCTGGGCCTGGTATCCGGGTTCTTCGGAGGAATCCTTGATATGATTATCATGCGGTTTACTGATATGGTCATGTCCTTTCCTTATATCCTGCTTGTATTAGTTTCTGCCGCGATCTTTCGCCCGGGCCTTTTAAATATTATTCTGATTCTCGGTTTTGTTGATTGGCCCGGAATTGCCCGGCTGGTCAGAGGGAATGTTTTATCCATCCGGGAGATGAATTTTATTCAGGGGGACCGCGTCGCAGGAATGCCAAAGCGTTATATCCTGTTTTCTGAGATACTTCCCAATACGGTCGCACCCATTCTGGTATATGCGACTTCGGTTATCGCCATATCGATGTTAGATGAAGCAGCCCTAAGCTTTCTTGGTATGGGGATTCAACCGCCACAGTCCAGCCTTGGCAATATGTTAAATGGAGCTCAATCCATCTCCATCCTCACTTCCAAGCCATGGTTGTGGGTACCGCCGGGACTGATGATCATATTGCTGGTTGTCAGTATTAATTTCATTGGAGACGCTTTAAGAGATGCTTTTGATCCTTCGGGAAATTAA
- a CDS encoding ABC transporter permease: protein MLKYIIKRILIAIPVLIGITVIDFLIMTMVGSPLELLQGPRVSEAAIETKRIALGLNKPVYVQYWIWLTNLLQGNMGYSMKSFQPVSQMIKIYIGPTLLLMSVSLFVSMLIAVPAGIYSAVHKYTPQDYTVVTLSFLGSSVPSFFLALVLIYLFTVRLGWLPSSGMYTLGAQKSAIDVLRHMIMPVIVLATSMAGTNIRYIRSAMLEILRMDYLRTARAKGIGRFLVINKHALRNALIPVITVFGMHIPILFGGAIIIEQVFSWPGLGMMTMSAIISRDYPVIMGVCLMSAIVVLVANLLTDIIYALVDPTITY from the coding sequence ATGCTTAAATATATTATTAAGCGTATTCTTATCGCTATCCCGGTCCTGATAGGCATAACCGTAATCGATTTTCTGATCATGACTATGGTAGGAAGTCCATTGGAACTGCTCCAGGGCCCCAGAGTGTCCGAGGCGGCCATCGAAACGAAAAGAATAGCTTTGGGCCTTAATAAGCCTGTCTATGTACAATACTGGATCTGGCTGACAAATCTACTTCAGGGCAACATGGGATATTCCATGAAGAGTTTCCAACCGGTAAGCCAAATGATTAAAATCTATATTGGGCCAACGTTACTGCTCATGTCCGTCTCGTTATTTGTCAGTATGCTGATTGCGGTACCGGCAGGAATCTATAGCGCAGTCCACAAATATACACCGCAGGACTATACCGTAGTTACGCTTTCCTTCCTTGGAAGCAGTGTCCCCAGTTTTTTCCTGGCATTGGTGCTGATCTATCTTTTTACCGTCAGGCTTGGCTGGCTGCCCTCCAGCGGTATGTATACCCTGGGAGCGCAGAAAAGTGCCATTGATGTCCTCAGGCATATGATCATGCCTGTGATTGTATTGGCGACCTCCATGGCGGGGACAAATATCCGTTATATCCGCAGCGCCATGCTTGAGATACTTCGGATGGATTATCTGCGAACGGCAAGGGCAAAAGGAATTGGCCGATTTCTGGTGATTAATAAACATGCGCTTCGCAATGCGTTAATTCCGGTCATTACTGTATTCGGGATGCATATACCGATCTTGTTTGGCGGAGCCATCATCATAGAACAGGTATTTTCCTGGCCAGGGCTCGGGATGATGACCATGAGTGCAATTATCAGCAGAGATTATCCGGTCATTATGGGCGTCTGTCTGATGTCCGCCATTGTTGTTCTGGTGGCAAACCTGCTGACAGATATCATCTACGCACTGGTAGATCCGACGATTACGTATTAA
- a CDS encoding ABC transporter ATP-binding protein, whose protein sequence is MQKERQPLAEIKGLKKYYPVRDGIIPHTVGFIHAVNGVDFELYPGETLGLVGESGCGKSTIGRQLAALETPTEGSIVYEGQPFTDRSAAGMRQIRTQIQMVFQDPYTSLNPKKRIFETLSYPMLYHGVTTKQNVHREVDRLLDMVGLPKNTKGRYPHEFSGGQRQRIGIARALSLNPRLIICDEPVSALDVSIQAQILNLLRDLQKELKLTYLFIGHGLDAVKYISDRIAVMYLGKIVELADAKELFDNPVHPYTQALCSAAPIPDPEARGRKRVILQGELPSNKDLPSGCHFHSRCPYAIEECKRSEPALIQVQPGSGHLAACPVLTLGKRPKEGADA, encoded by the coding sequence ATGCAAAAGGAACGACAACCTCTGGCAGAGATAAAGGGATTAAAAAAATATTATCCGGTTCGCGACGGTATTATTCCACATACAGTTGGGTTCATCCATGCTGTGAACGGTGTGGATTTTGAACTATATCCGGGAGAAACTCTGGGACTGGTAGGTGAATCCGGCTGTGGCAAATCCACCATAGGGCGGCAGCTGGCAGCGTTAGAAACTCCCACAGAGGGCAGCATTGTATATGAAGGACAGCCGTTCACGGACCGGTCGGCGGCTGGAATGAGGCAAATCCGCACCCAGATACAGATGGTGTTTCAGGATCCTTATACCTCCCTTAATCCGAAAAAACGTATTTTTGAAACTCTATCCTATCCAATGCTGTATCATGGCGTCACTACAAAACAGAATGTCCATAGGGAGGTTGACCGCCTGCTTGATATGGTGGGACTTCCGAAAAATACGAAGGGGCGTTATCCTCATGAGTTCTCCGGCGGGCAACGGCAAAGGATTGGAATCGCAAGAGCGCTGTCTCTTAACCCCAGGCTGATCATCTGTGATGAGCCGGTCAGTGCCCTTGATGTATCAATACAGGCTCAGATTCTTAATCTGCTTCGTGATCTGCAAAAGGAGCTAAAGCTTACCTATCTGTTTATTGGCCACGGTCTGGATGCGGTCAAATACATCAGTGACCGAATTGCCGTCATGTATCTTGGGAAAATTGTGGAGCTTGCGGATGCAAAAGAACTGTTTGATAATCCGGTGCACCCTTATACGCAGGCATTGTGCAGTGCAGCACCGATTCCCGATCCTGAGGCCAGAGGCAGAAAAAGAGTAATATTGCAGGGGGAACTGCCTTCCAATAAGGATCTTCCTTCCGGCTGTCATTTTCACAGCCGGTGTCCCTATGCCATAGAGGAATGCAAACGATCGGAGCCGGCGCTGATCCAGGTCCAGCCAGGAAGCGGGCACCTGGCGGCCTGTCCGGTGCTGACCCTGGGTAAACGGCCAAAGGAGGGTGCGGATGCTTAA
- a CDS encoding ABC transporter ATP-binding protein → MTPLLEVDSLEMAFSTGAGDIKCLDRVSLRVNQGEILCIVGESGSGKSVTLLSVMGLLGENGKITGGKVVFDGQELLNLPDEELDRIRGSKMTMIFQDSMASLNPLFTIGNQIMEAMRIHMNLDRKTAKERALLLLDKVGLPDPSSIMNKYPHTLSGGMRQRAMIAMALACDPKLLIADEPTTALDVTIQAQIMELLRNLREELHMSIILITHDMGLVAEMADRVMVMYAGQIVEEAGVLDLFKKPGHPYTQALLKSIPSIRDKEERELLTIKGTVPEHYGEITGCRFANRCPYLADGCDLEQSLVEIEDSHGIRCWRAEEIREKKTQASGRN, encoded by the coding sequence ATGACACCGCTGCTGGAAGTAGATTCGCTGGAAATGGCGTTCTCTACCGGTGCCGGAGATATCAAATGTTTAGACAGGGTCAGCCTTCGTGTAAATCAAGGTGAGATCCTGTGCATCGTTGGAGAATCCGGCTCCGGCAAGAGCGTTACGCTTCTGTCGGTCATGGGTCTGCTTGGAGAAAATGGTAAAATCACAGGAGGTAAGGTGGTCTTTGACGGGCAGGAGCTGCTTAATCTGCCGGATGAGGAATTGGACCGTATTCGCGGAAGTAAGATGACCATGATCTTTCAGGATTCCATGGCCAGCTTAAATCCGTTATTCACCATTGGGAACCAGATCATGGAAGCTATGCGAATACATATGAACCTGGACAGGAAAACAGCGAAGGAACGGGCACTGCTCCTCCTGGATAAGGTGGGGCTTCCGGATCCTTCTTCTATTATGAACAAATATCCGCATACACTGTCTGGAGGAATGCGGCAACGGGCAATGATCGCCATGGCGCTTGCCTGTGATCCGAAGCTTCTCATTGCGGATGAGCCAACCACTGCGCTGGATGTTACGATTCAGGCACAAATTATGGAACTCTTAAGGAACTTGCGTGAAGAGCTTCATATGTCAATCATTTTAATTACCCATGACATGGGACTGGTTGCAGAAATGGCGGACCGGGTTATGGTTATGTATGCCGGACAGATTGTGGAGGAGGCAGGCGTTCTCGATTTATTTAAAAAGCCGGGACACCCTTATACACAGGCTCTGCTGAAATCCATTCCCAGTATCAGAGATAAAGAAGAGAGAGAACTGCTGACGATTAAGGGTACTGTTCCAGAGCATTACGGTGAGATCACCGGCTGCCGCTTTGCAAACCGCTGCCCGTATTTGGCCGATGGCTGTGATCTGGAGCAAAGTCTGGTTGAAATAGAAGATAGTCACGGGATAAGATGCTGGCGGGCAGAAGAAATCCGGGAGAAGAAGACGCAGGCGTCAGGAAGGAATTAA